Proteins co-encoded in one Neoarius graeffei isolate fNeoGra1 chromosome 11, fNeoGra1.pri, whole genome shotgun sequence genomic window:
- the pex13 gene encoding peroxisome biogenesis factor 13, whose translation MTQPPPKPWERRIPGVVGAPLSYRSTDFATGSGLTSSGPSVATRVAPPIPPRPIQQTYRPAYSAFPSSYSPFSSSPYGGYSPYSYGGLGYSRFLPEDAPPSRFVQQAEESSRGAFQSVESIVHAFSSVSMMLDATFSAVYNSFRAVLDVANHFSRLRIHFTKVLSAFALVRTLRYLYRRLQRILGMRPGAEVEDLWEDSASSAVVPGGREAAAGDSRDGAVKSWPIFLFLAVVFGGPYLIWKLLRSAEGTEEHGSNWASGEDDHVVARAEYDFSAASEEEISLQAGDMLNLAPKEQQPRVRGWLLASVDGQTTGLVPANYIKILGRRRGRRQAELERLAQLQQEQQVLQSAPGQVTMTMPTSTSQPDHEELLECVYRETPASHANPAVTMSNSSTNTALGNSEKLDL comes from the exons ATGACCCAGCCGCCGCCGAAACCGTGGGAAAGGCGAATTCCTGGAGTTGTAGGAGCTCCACTAAGCTATCG TTCCACAGATTTTGCGACAGGAAGTGGCCTGACGTCATCGGGTCCTTCCGTCGCGACGCGTGTGGCGCCGCCGATCCCCCCTCGTCCGATCCAGCAGACCTACCGTCCAGCCTACAGCGCGTTCCCGTCCTCCTACAGCCCCTTCAGCAGCTCTCCCTATGGAGGTTACAGCCCGTACAGCTACGGTGGTTTGGGGTACAGCCGCTTCCTGCCTGAGGACGCGCCCCCGAGCCGCTTCGTGCAGCAGGCGGAGGAGAGCAGCCGAGGCGCCTTCCAGTCCGTCGAGAGCATCGTGCACGCCTTCTCCTCCGTCAGCATGATGCTGGACGCCACCTTCTCAGCCGTCTACAACAGCTTCCGTGCCGTGCTCGACGTGGCCAACCACTTCTCCCGTCTGCGCATCCACTTCACCAAAGTGCTGTCTGCCTTCGCCCTGGTGCGGACGCTGCGCTACCTGTACCGCCGGCTGCAGAGGATCCTGGGAATGAGGCCGGGCGCTGAGGTGGAGGACCTGTGGGAGGACAGTGCTTCAAGCGCCGTAGTGCCAGGAGGCAGAGAAGCCGCTGCTGGGGATTCCAGAGATGGCGCGGTGAAGTCTTGGCCCATATTTCTGTTTCTCGCAGTGGTTTTTGGTGGACCGTACCTGATCTGGAAACTTCTGAGATCTGCGGAGGGCACAGAGGAGCATG gCAGTAATTGGGCAAGCGGTGAAGATGACCACGTGGTAGCCAGAGCTGAGTATGACTTCTCTGCTGCTTCTGAAGAAGAGATCTCTCTGCAAGCTGGAGATATGCTGAACCTGGCTCCAAAGG AGCAACAGCCGAGGGTGCGTGGGTGGCTGCTGGCCAGCGTGGACGGCCAGACCACAGGCCTCGTCCCTGCCAACTACATCAAGATCCTGGGCAGAAGGAGGGGCAGGAGGCAAGCCGAGCTGGAAAGGTTGGCACAGCTCCAACAGGAGCAGCAGGTTCTGCAGTCAGCGCCAGGTCAGGTTACGATGACCATGCCAACCTCAACCAGTCAACCAGACCACGAGGAGCTGCTGGAGTGTGTGTACAGAGAAACTCCAGCATCTCACGCAAACCCAGCTGTCACGATGAGCAACAGCAGCACAAACACTGCTCTCGGAAACTCTGAGAAACTTGacttgtga